Proteins encoded within one genomic window of Ignavibacteriota bacterium:
- a CDS encoding right-handed parallel beta-helix repeat-containing protein, translating into MFSRSFRIAALSLLLSISAAWALPPAAVFHVAPSGNDRAVGDAAHPFASLARAARAVQDLRSARPGLTDTVLVLLHGGRYFLNAPLHLGSGISGSATSPTVIAALPGASPVLSGGAVLTQWTRTTLDGKNVWVAALPAQVRRSNPDVRELWVNGERRSPARFPDSGYLSVDTIPEITPSMDWMEGQRSFVAKPGTVPPKFDLRGAQVVLSTKWVESYLPVTTYEPASRTFRFARRSVFRIDPGDVYYIQSARGALNVPGEWWLDEKQGKIYYLPMPGEDIRSIDAVVPVLEQVMRIEGEPARGRWVEHVVFRGIGFSHAEWFFPKGYTTDSRNPDVGGFNQAATGVPAAVACTGMRHVTFEECAITHTGTYGISLGAACQDNLIQRSEIADLGAGGVFLGLKTLENDRALLTQRNRLLDNHIHSGGKIFHSAIGVWIGQSPFNRLIHNHIHDFEYTGISIGWTWGYGPALAYGNIVELNHVHHIGVLSNGEGPMLSDLGGIYTLGYQRGTEIRRNVFHDIAGRVYGGWGIYFDEGTTNIRAEENLVYRTKHGGFHQHYGKENIFRNNILAFGAEYQVARTRFEPHMSFAFERNIILWSGGPVLFGSMRDSNLIMDRNLYWPVQGSFRYDSLDFSGWQRTGRDVHSLVADPGFADAAGGDFRLKEGSPAFALGFRPFDLSAALSSAPVGDATLPPRFARRLIYNNDGSSIPMDFDSLTVRDIHGRVDPIAEAGVTTFIYNINPGQNPGYPSSVESMFHWPDAPVHAKEGWPLLGARMSRNLARFGTDSLDQVRIVLDRARLRGMEAFLSFRMNELHDVDKPESPLLGDFWKAHPEWRVGGYAGWGKEALNYAVPEVRAYFYSLVREALERYDMDGFELDFMRFPYYFPLKPDSMTHFAGILTDFVGRVRGVVDSISVARGHRILLTARVPSSLKGCAYLGVDPATWCTKGMIDVLAIAPFLSTENDINAREFKAVCGPVPVYAAQEFTMGNRQMTRGKSGQQLRCTTPTALTGSTCSTTSWHGMEGSNLIWRSCMS; encoded by the coding sequence ATGTTCTCCCGCTCATTCCGTATCGCCGCCCTCAGTCTGCTGTTGTCCATCAGTGCTGCCTGGGCCCTCCCCCCGGCCGCCGTTTTCCATGTTGCGCCTTCTGGCAACGACCGCGCTGTGGGTGATGCCGCCCACCCGTTCGCATCGCTTGCCCGGGCTGCCCGGGCAGTGCAGGATCTCCGGTCGGCCCGGCCAGGCCTCACGGATACCGTGCTGGTCCTGCTCCATGGCGGACGGTACTTCCTGAACGCACCTCTCCATCTGGGATCCGGGATCAGCGGTTCCGCAACATCGCCCACAGTCATCGCGGCCCTCCCGGGCGCATCGCCTGTGCTCAGCGGCGGCGCCGTCCTCACACAGTGGACCCGGACCACCCTCGATGGGAAGAACGTCTGGGTTGCCGCGTTGCCCGCACAGGTACGCAGGTCCAATCCCGATGTGCGCGAACTGTGGGTGAACGGTGAGCGCAGATCTCCGGCACGCTTTCCCGATTCCGGCTATCTCTCCGTCGATACCATCCCTGAGATCACGCCGTCCATGGACTGGATGGAGGGTCAGCGTTCCTTCGTCGCGAAACCGGGGACCGTACCGCCGAAGTTCGACCTCAGAGGGGCGCAGGTCGTCCTCTCCACAAAATGGGTCGAGTCGTACCTGCCCGTGACAACCTATGAACCGGCGTCGCGCACGTTCCGTTTCGCGCGCAGGTCGGTGTTCCGCATCGATCCCGGTGATGTGTACTATATCCAGTCCGCGCGTGGCGCATTGAACGTACCGGGGGAGTGGTGGCTCGACGAGAAACAGGGGAAGATCTACTATCTGCCGATGCCGGGTGAGGACATCCGGAGCATCGATGCGGTCGTGCCCGTCCTGGAGCAGGTGATGCGGATCGAAGGCGAACCCGCACGAGGCCGCTGGGTGGAACACGTCGTCTTCCGCGGGATCGGTTTCAGCCATGCCGAGTGGTTCTTCCCGAAAGGATACACGACCGATTCGCGCAATCCGGATGTTGGCGGATTCAATCAGGCCGCGACAGGAGTGCCCGCGGCCGTAGCGTGCACCGGGATGCGGCACGTCACGTTCGAGGAGTGCGCGATCACACACACCGGAACCTACGGCATCTCCCTCGGGGCCGCATGCCAGGACAATCTCATTCAGCGGTCCGAGATCGCCGATCTTGGCGCCGGGGGCGTCTTCCTTGGCCTCAAGACCCTGGAGAACGATCGTGCATTGTTGACGCAGCGGAACCGGCTCCTCGATAATCATATCCATAGCGGGGGGAAGATCTTCCACAGTGCCATCGGCGTGTGGATCGGCCAGAGCCCGTTCAACCGCCTCATCCACAACCATATTCACGATTTCGAGTATACCGGCATCTCGATCGGGTGGACGTGGGGGTATGGGCCGGCGCTTGCGTACGGGAATATCGTCGAGCTGAATCATGTGCATCACATCGGTGTCCTGAGCAATGGCGAAGGGCCGATGCTGAGCGATCTCGGCGGCATCTACACGCTTGGCTATCAACGCGGGACCGAGATTCGGCGCAACGTCTTCCATGATATCGCGGGACGGGTGTACGGCGGATGGGGCATCTACTTCGATGAGGGGACGACGAATATCCGCGCCGAGGAGAACCTGGTGTACCGCACGAAGCACGGGGGGTTCCATCAGCACTACGGGAAGGAGAACATCTTCCGGAACAATATCCTGGCGTTCGGCGCGGAGTATCAGGTCGCCCGGACCCGCTTCGAACCCCACATGAGTTTCGCATTCGAACGCAATATCATTCTCTGGAGCGGTGGGCCCGTGCTCTTCGGTTCGATGCGCGACAGCAATCTCATCATGGACCGGAATCTGTACTGGCCGGTGCAGGGGTCGTTCCGGTACGATTCCCTCGATTTCAGCGGCTGGCAGCGTACCGGACGCGACGTGCATTCCCTGGTCGCTGACCCCGGGTTCGCCGATGCCGCCGGAGGCGATTTCCGGCTCAAAGAGGGTTCGCCGGCATTCGCGCTTGGCTTCCGCCCCTTCGATCTGTCTGCGGCCCTTTCTTCGGCTCCGGTAGGGGATGCGACCCTGCCGCCCCGGTTCGCCCGGCGCCTCATCTATAATAATGACGGTTCAAGCATCCCGATGGATTTCGATTCACTCACCGTGCGCGACATCCACGGCCGTGTCGATCCCATTGCGGAGGCCGGGGTGACGACGTTCATCTATAATATCAATCCCGGACAGAACCCGGGGTACCCGAGCAGCGTTGAGTCCATGTTCCATTGGCCGGATGCCCCGGTGCATGCGAAAGAGGGATGGCCGTTGCTGGGGGCCAGGATGAGCAGGAACCTCGCACGCTTCGGCACCGACTCCCTCGACCAGGTGCGGATCGTCCTTGATCGTGCCCGGCTGCGCGGCATGGAGGCCTTCCTGAGCTTCCGCATGAATGAACTGCATGATGTGGACAAGCCCGAGAGCCCTCTGCTCGGCGATTTCTGGAAGGCCCACCCGGAGTGGCGGGTGGGGGGATATGCCGGCTGGGGAAAAGAGGCCCTAAACTACGCGGTGCCCGAGGTGCGTGCATACTTCTACTCCCTCGTGAGGGAAGCGCTTGAGCGGTACGACATGGACGGCTTTGAACTCGACTTCATGCGTTTCCCGTACTATTTTCCGCTGAAGCCGGATTCGATGACCCACTTCGCAGGCATCCTGACGGACTTTGTCGGCCGCGTGAGGGGAGTGGTGGACAGCATCTCGGTTGCGCGCGGGCATCGGATACTCCTTACCGCCCGGGTGCCTTCATCACTCAAAGGGTGCGCATATCTTGGTGTGGATCCGGCAACCTGGTGCACGAAGGGCATGATCGACGTTCTTGCGATCGCACCGTTCCTGTCGACCGAGAATGACATCAATGCGCGCGAGTTCAAGGCGGTCTGCGGCCCTGTGCCCGTGTATGCGGCGCAGGAGTTCACCATGGGGAACCGTCAGATGACGCGGGGGAAAAGCGGGCAACAGCTGCGTTGCACTACGCCAACGGCGCTGACGGGATCTACCTGTTCAACTACTTCGTGGCATGGGATGGAGGGATCGAACCTGATCTGGAGGTCCTGCATGAGCTGA
- a CDS encoding TonB-dependent receptor, whose protein sequence is MDSRIPVSGAIITLSHDTDTAVVHRTWTDTSGVFRFAEIDPGTYLLQVNHLAYHHARRTITITASSGQIEDVLLRPRTIPIGEVLVHATPPAVQKADTTEYVADAFKLHRDAQAEDLLMKLPGVSVTEGIVRAGGEEVKQVLVDGRPFFGTDPLIALRNIPADAIEKVQVFEKMSEQSEFTGFDDGQSMRTINIITRESRRRSQFGRASAGYGESGRYVATGSGNIFNGTQRISLLGQSNNANQQNFSAQDILGSLGGPPGGGGPRGGFGEGRPRGGPGGGPGGGAGGAPPQGGMGRPGGTVELANSMIGIQSGISTVHSIGTNYTDMWQSGVNITGSYFFNRSDNENDRSTHRDYTIAGDTRTAYEERSTGSTGNGNHRFSMRLDVPIDSMNSLLFVPNVSYQSTDGISVMDGASLFAGGSSSVASTDSWSSSTGYTLSQNVLYRHKFDLPGRTISVDATLSGNARDRDATLGSSVSTDGNLADLTRQQRSTEISGLGYSARVAYTEPMTVNSQAQVEVQSSLTRSASDTRTYNEDSIGVRTLDQALSNSYDNLYWSQRGGVSYQIRTTSTRFTVGAALERATLEGERRYPSDAESRYTFWSVLPSVTLDHSPALGHHFRVNYRGSTQAPSITQLQDVVDNSNPLFLSGGNPSLRQTYTHSLTARLLETEADRATSRMFMVMVSAANDYVANHIRTLHARHDPCRWCWSDRRESDHDTGEHVGLLERSRECGLRIPSRRHLQQPQFEHQCLREPFPRHVE, encoded by the coding sequence ATGGATTCACGCATCCCTGTCTCCGGCGCGATCATCACCCTTTCACACGACACAGACACCGCCGTTGTTCATCGCACCTGGACCGATACCAGCGGCGTCTTCAGGTTCGCAGAGATCGATCCCGGCACGTATCTCCTGCAGGTCAACCATCTCGCCTACCATCACGCACGGCGGACCATCACGATCACGGCTTCCTCAGGACAGATCGAAGATGTCCTGTTGCGGCCACGCACGATCCCTATCGGTGAAGTCCTGGTCCACGCAACCCCTCCCGCCGTCCAGAAGGCCGACACAACGGAATATGTTGCCGACGCGTTCAAGCTCCATCGCGATGCGCAGGCGGAAGACCTCTTGATGAAGCTTCCCGGTGTCTCGGTGACGGAGGGCATCGTGCGTGCCGGGGGTGAAGAGGTGAAGCAGGTCCTGGTGGATGGCCGCCCGTTCTTCGGCACCGATCCGTTGATCGCTCTGCGCAACATCCCCGCCGACGCCATCGAGAAGGTGCAGGTCTTCGAGAAGATGAGCGAGCAGTCGGAGTTCACCGGGTTCGATGACGGCCAGTCGATGCGGACCATCAACATCATCACACGTGAAAGCCGGCGCCGGTCGCAATTCGGACGCGCATCCGCAGGCTATGGTGAGAGCGGCAGGTATGTCGCCACCGGCTCCGGCAATATTTTCAACGGCACCCAGCGGATCTCCCTGCTGGGGCAGAGCAACAACGCGAACCAGCAGAACTTCTCGGCACAGGACATCCTGGGCAGCCTGGGAGGCCCACCGGGTGGAGGTGGGCCGCGGGGAGGATTCGGTGAGGGGCGGCCACGCGGTGGACCGGGAGGCGGGCCGGGCGGCGGAGCCGGGGGTGCGCCTCCGCAGGGGGGGATGGGACGCCCGGGAGGGACCGTCGAACTCGCCAACAGCATGATCGGGATCCAGAGCGGCATCTCGACGGTCCACTCGATCGGAACGAACTATACCGATATGTGGCAAAGCGGTGTGAACATCACAGGAAGCTACTTCTTCAACCGGTCGGACAACGAGAACGACCGATCAACGCATCGCGACTACACCATCGCCGGCGATACGCGGACCGCATACGAAGAGCGGTCGACGGGCTCCACCGGTAATGGCAACCACCGGTTCAGCATGCGGCTCGACGTTCCGATCGACTCCATGAACTCGTTGCTGTTCGTTCCCAACGTCAGCTATCAATCCACCGACGGCATCAGCGTCATGGATGGTGCCTCGCTCTTCGCGGGCGGATCGTCCAGCGTGGCATCGACCGACAGTTGGTCCAGCAGCACGGGGTACACCCTTTCGCAGAACGTGTTGTACCGTCACAAATTCGACCTGCCGGGGCGCACCATCTCGGTGGACGCCACGCTTTCCGGGAACGCCCGCGACCGGGACGCGACGCTGGGGTCTTCGGTATCGACCGACGGCAACCTGGCCGATCTCACGCGGCAACAACGATCGACGGAGATCTCGGGGCTGGGATACTCGGCGCGTGTGGCATACACAGAACCCATGACGGTGAACAGCCAGGCGCAGGTCGAAGTGCAATCCTCGCTCACGCGGTCCGCATCGGACACGCGGACGTACAACGAGGATAGCATTGGCGTGCGCACCCTCGATCAGGCATTGTCGAACAGCTACGACAACCTGTACTGGTCGCAGCGCGGAGGAGTGAGTTATCAGATCAGGACAACGTCAACACGGTTCACTGTCGGAGCGGCGCTGGAGAGGGCCACGCTGGAGGGTGAGCGGAGGTATCCGTCCGACGCGGAGTCCAGGTATACATTCTGGTCCGTGCTGCCAAGCGTGACACTGGATCACTCCCCTGCGCTCGGACATCACTTCCGGGTGAACTATCGCGGTTCGACACAGGCACCGTCGATCACCCAGTTGCAGGATGTCGTGGACAACAGCAACCCGCTCTTCCTGAGCGGCGGCAATCCGTCCCTCCGGCAAACGTACACCCATTCGCTCACCGCGCGGTTGCTCGAGACCGAAGCGGACCGCGCGACAAGCAGGATGTTCATGGTGATGGTGTCGGCGGCCAATGACTACGTCGCGAACCACATCCGGACGCTTCATGCGCGACACGATCCTTGCCGGTGGTGTTGGAGCGACCGCCGGGAGTCAGATCACGACACCGGTGAACATGTCGGGTTACTGGAGCGTTCGCGGGAATGCGGACTTCGGATTCCCTCTCGAAGACATCTCCAGCAACCTCAATTTGAGCACCAATGCCTCCGTGAGCCATTCCCCCGGCATGTTGAATGA
- a CDS encoding outer membrane beta-barrel protein, with protein MGTNVGREVDGHLTYNATYTTSRNTLTQNSQASYLTQTASLRSTLTFWDIVVVRNQASYMLRTGLAGGQDQDSFLWTATVGMKFLAESRGEVRLTMYDILDQNKSIGRTVTESYIEDTTNRVLPRYLMLTVEYMWR; from the coding sequence GTGGGAACGAACGTGGGCCGTGAAGTGGATGGGCATCTGACGTACAACGCAACGTACACGACGAGCAGGAACACGCTCACGCAGAATTCGCAGGCGTCATACCTCACCCAGACAGCGAGTCTGCGATCCACGCTCACATTCTGGGACATCGTGGTGGTACGCAATCAAGCGTCCTATATGCTGCGGACGGGATTGGCCGGCGGACAGGACCAGGACAGTTTTCTGTGGACGGCGACGGTGGGGATGAAATTCCTGGCCGAGAGCCGGGGGGAGGTGCGGTTGACGATGTACGACATCCTGGATCAGAACAAGAGCATCGGGAGGACGGTAACGGAATCCTACATTGAGGACACCACGAACCGTGTTCTCCCGCGGTATCTCATGCTCACGGTCGAGTACATGTGGCGGTAG
- the mgtE gene encoding magnesium transporter: MIGKIIQPELEAFIASRDFSGLQAVFKEMLVPDIAEVIEDIKPTDRAVLFRLLPKQIALETFEYLDGTAQRELLAELGKAEVVSLLDEMHPDDRTALLEDLPGTIARDLIGSLSPDERRVAQALLGYPENSIGRLMTPEYLAVRPETTIAAVMENLRKHGRDSETFDVIYIVNTKGVLLDDVRLRELLLAPPEVSIGSIADGIVVSLNVTEDREASIQMFQRYGRTALPVVDKEGVLIGIVTVDDALAVAQEEHTEDIHKFGGLEAVETPYAATPLLTLVWKRAGWLVVLFLGEMLTATAMGYFENEIARAVVLALFVPLIISSGGNSGSQAATLIIRAMALEEIRLADWWRVMRRELLSGLILGLILGSIGFLRIAVWSAFSPIYGEHWLLVGLTVSGSLVGVVMWGTLSGSMLPFLLRALGADPAASSAPFVATLVDVTGLVIYFSVASFILAGTLL, from the coding sequence ATGATCGGCAAGATCATCCAACCGGAACTCGAAGCATTCATCGCTTCGCGCGACTTCAGCGGCCTGCAGGCCGTCTTCAAAGAGATGCTCGTCCCCGATATCGCCGAGGTGATCGAGGATATCAAACCGACCGACCGCGCCGTCCTGTTCCGCCTCCTCCCGAAACAGATCGCCCTGGAGACGTTCGAATACCTGGACGGCACCGCCCAGCGGGAACTGCTCGCCGAACTCGGCAAGGCCGAGGTGGTCTCGCTGCTGGACGAGATGCACCCCGACGACCGTACCGCACTGCTCGAGGACCTTCCCGGTACGATCGCACGTGACCTGATCGGATCTCTCTCTCCCGACGAACGGCGCGTTGCTCAGGCCCTGCTGGGATATCCCGAGAACAGCATCGGGCGCCTCATGACGCCCGAGTACCTTGCCGTCCGGCCTGAAACGACCATTGCGGCGGTCATGGAGAACCTCCGGAAACACGGACGCGACAGCGAGACGTTCGATGTCATCTATATCGTCAACACCAAGGGAGTCCTTCTGGATGACGTACGGCTCCGCGAACTCCTCCTCGCTCCCCCCGAGGTGTCCATCGGATCGATCGCCGACGGGATCGTCGTCTCCCTGAACGTCACGGAAGACAGGGAAGCGTCCATTCAGATGTTCCAGCGCTACGGGCGGACCGCACTTCCGGTGGTCGATAAAGAAGGCGTCCTGATCGGCATCGTGACCGTCGACGATGCCCTGGCCGTTGCGCAGGAAGAGCACACCGAAGACATTCACAAATTCGGCGGTCTGGAAGCGGTCGAGACCCCGTATGCCGCAACACCACTCCTCACGCTCGTGTGGAAGCGTGCCGGATGGCTGGTGGTTCTCTTCCTAGGGGAGATGCTCACGGCAACGGCCATGGGCTACTTCGAGAACGAGATCGCCCGCGCCGTCGTCCTCGCGTTGTTCGTCCCCCTGATCATCTCCAGCGGGGGCAATTCCGGGTCGCAGGCCGCGACCCTGATCATCCGTGCGATGGCACTCGAAGAGATCAGGCTGGCGGACTGGTGGCGTGTCATGAGACGCGAGCTTCTCTCCGGACTCATCCTTGGCCTCATCCTCGGATCAATCGGATTCCTTCGCATTGCAGTCTGGTCGGCATTCTCGCCGATCTACGGCGAACACTGGCTGCTGGTGGGGCTGACCGTCTCGGGAAGTCTGGTGGGGGTGGTGATGTGGGGTACCTTGTCCGGATCGATGCTGCCGTTCCTCCTCAGGGCACTCGGTGCAGATCCCGCGGCTTCATCGGCACCGTTCGTGGCAACGCTTGTTGACGTGACAGGACTGGTGATCTACTTCAGCGTCGCTTCCTTCATCCTGGCGGGGACGCTCCTGTAA
- a CDS encoding T9SS type A sorting domain-containing protein: MRIAILITCLFLLPFISHTAYLHDVPVTVRQPDGSTLQCFATGDEYHNWLHDRNGFTIIQDRTSGFYVYAERRGELLVPTAELPGRDDPAGAGLLPHANISLQAEEAIRALTPEYAPPVHAATPRTGVMSNLVIFVRFSDDDAFGDSFAQYVAKFNEATPGVSSVYNYIREISFGRLEVMTSFFPTQPGSTVLSYLDVRPRAYYYPYSASDTIGYPPSQRYIRERELTDRAISAIAGQIPNGLVLDGDGDGYVDNVCFIIQGDPVARGTFLWPHMSSMRDMGPMIGTKKVNLFNVQMQSRATVAVFVHEMLHSLGAPDTYRYTTSDNVVPVGRWDLMADTREIPQHTGAWLRYKYLGWIDTIPRITTSGRYSLRPLTSPSNNCYRIDSPVEGECFILEYRKRTSIFESILPGEGLLVYRIDSLLRGNADGPPDEVYPYRPGGNPYLGFQLNGTLDSAAFCRPARTAISGMTNPACILASGLMGNLDLSEIGFPGDSITFTVNMKPAPPAWERVASPTPGAINAVTFTSPASGWLAGESGLLRSTDAGLTWAAVSSQSNKPSYGVSAVDPLRCWVIDSAAINRTSDGGVSWEPSLVSVPEGGRLCAIQMLSATRGWVVGTGGVLYTTTNGGIHWTLVPLSTTRTLRGVYFADPSRGWAMGDHGTLAATQDSGATWTVWTFTDTLTMQSMTFADSLTGYLVGDFGRIYRTTNGGEVWILQQGVPTRSSLNAVAFSGRDSGWVAGARGTILRTTDGGATWGYMVSGTTQDLHTIAVVNGQTQLIAGNAGTLLKSPGSSVTAVRERRADPVGGFMLAQNFPNPFNPTTTIRFALPARMRVKLTVFNVLGQQVAVLQDGEQDAGDHSVQFDAGGFSSGVYFYRLQGATSRRPGRLLVLR, translated from the coding sequence ATGCGCATTGCCATTCTTATCACGTGCCTCTTTCTCCTTCCGTTCATCTCACACACGGCGTACCTGCACGATGTTCCGGTCACCGTCCGGCAACCGGACGGCAGTACGCTGCAATGCTTTGCGACAGGCGACGAGTATCATAACTGGCTCCACGACCGCAACGGGTTCACCATCATCCAGGACCGGACGAGTGGGTTCTACGTGTACGCCGAGCGGAGGGGAGAGTTGCTTGTCCCGACAGCCGAACTCCCCGGCCGAGATGATCCCGCCGGCGCAGGGCTGCTTCCGCACGCGAACATTTCCCTCCAGGCGGAAGAGGCGATCCGTGCCCTGACGCCGGAGTATGCACCGCCAGTGCACGCGGCCACGCCGAGGACCGGCGTGATGTCCAACCTGGTCATCTTCGTACGCTTCAGTGATGATGACGCATTCGGGGATAGCTTCGCGCAGTATGTCGCCAAATTCAATGAGGCCACTCCTGGAGTGAGCTCGGTGTACAACTACATCCGGGAGATATCGTTCGGCCGGCTTGAGGTGATGACATCGTTCTTCCCGACACAGCCGGGATCCACGGTCCTCTCGTATCTGGATGTCCGGCCCCGCGCGTACTACTATCCGTACAGCGCAAGCGACACCATCGGCTATCCACCCTCGCAACGGTACATCCGCGAACGGGAACTCACTGACCGGGCGATCAGCGCTATCGCTGGCCAGATCCCCAACGGCCTTGTGCTCGACGGCGATGGGGACGGGTATGTCGACAACGTGTGCTTCATCATACAGGGTGATCCTGTTGCACGGGGTACCTTCCTCTGGCCTCATATGTCGTCGATGCGGGATATGGGCCCGATGATCGGGACGAAGAAGGTGAACTTGTTCAATGTCCAGATGCAGTCGCGTGCCACCGTTGCCGTGTTCGTCCATGAAATGTTACATTCGCTTGGTGCGCCTGACACGTATCGGTACACCACATCGGATAACGTTGTTCCAGTCGGTCGTTGGGATCTCATGGCGGATACCCGGGAGATCCCTCAACACACCGGGGCATGGCTCCGGTACAAATACCTGGGATGGATCGACACGATCCCGCGGATCACAACATCGGGGCGCTATTCTCTTCGGCCCTTGACTTCACCCTCGAACAACTGCTACAGGATCGATTCTCCTGTGGAAGGCGAGTGCTTCATCCTTGAGTATCGGAAGCGGACTTCCATCTTTGAGAGCATTCTTCCGGGCGAAGGGTTGCTGGTATACCGGATCGATAGTCTCCTTCGCGGAAATGCGGATGGCCCTCCCGATGAAGTGTATCCCTATCGACCGGGCGGCAATCCCTACCTTGGTTTCCAACTGAACGGCACGCTGGATTCCGCTGCATTCTGCAGGCCAGCACGCACGGCGATCAGCGGGATGACGAATCCGGCGTGCATCCTCGCATCAGGGCTGATGGGGAATCTGGATCTCTCGGAGATCGGTTTCCCGGGAGACAGCATCACATTCACGGTGAACATGAAGCCCGCCCCTCCTGCGTGGGAGCGTGTTGCTTCACCAACGCCCGGGGCGATCAATGCGGTCACTTTCACGAGCCCTGCGTCAGGGTGGCTGGCGGGAGAGTCGGGGCTCCTTCGATCAACGGATGCCGGACTCACCTGGGCGGCCGTATCTTCTCAATCAAACAAACCGTCATATGGAGTGAGTGCGGTGGATCCACTCCGTTGCTGGGTCATCGACTCTGCGGCGATAAACCGCACATCAGACGGCGGTGTTTCCTGGGAGCCGTCGCTTGTCAGCGTGCCTGAGGGTGGCCGCCTGTGCGCGATCCAGATGCTCTCGGCCACCCGTGGATGGGTTGTGGGAACGGGAGGTGTGCTCTACACGACCACGAATGGCGGCATACATTGGACGCTCGTACCGTTGTCGACCACCAGGACTCTCCGGGGTGTATACTTCGCTGATCCATCGCGAGGATGGGCGATGGGGGACCATGGCACTCTGGCGGCGACACAGGACAGCGGTGCCACCTGGACGGTCTGGACCTTTACCGATACGCTCACCATGCAGAGCATGACATTCGCAGACTCGCTGACAGGATACCTCGTGGGGGACTTCGGCCGTATCTACCGGACAACGAATGGTGGCGAAGTCTGGATCCTGCAACAGGGGGTCCCAACGCGATCATCCCTGAATGCCGTTGCATTCTCCGGCCGCGATTCCGGTTGGGTGGCGGGAGCCCGGGGCACGATCCTCAGGACGACCGATGGAGGAGCGACGTGGGGGTACATGGTGAGCGGGACGACGCAGGATCTGCATACCATCGCGGTTGTGAACGGGCAGACCCAGCTCATCGCCGGCAATGCGGGAACGCTGCTGAAAAGTCCCGGGTCGTCGGTTACTGCCGTCCGGGAGAGGCGTGCCGATCCTGTTGGAGGATTCATGCTTGCGCAGAACTTTCCCAATCCTTTCAATCCGACAACTACCATCCGGTTCGCCTTGCCTGCACGCATGCGCGTGAAGCTCACGGTGTTCAACGTTCTCGGCCAGCAGGTCGCCGTTCTGCAGGATGGAGAACAGGATGCGGGGGATCATAGCGTGCAATTCGATGCGGGAGGATTTTCAAGCGGGGTCTATTTCTATAGACTGCAGGGGGCAACTTCACGGAGACCCGGGAGGCTTTTGGTTCTCCGGTAG
- a CDS encoding ATP-binding protein — protein MYGARRVGKTTLLKDFLSHSKLKYRIDSGDNIRLQHVFESQDFEALSDYVEGYELIAIDEAQQIRNIGMGLKILVDQHPSLKIIVTGSSSFDLSQSVGEPLTGRKKTVVLYPMSLLELGALYNKQELSEQLENFLRFGLYPEIITTKSKKGKMEILRELVDSYLLKDILSLEKIKGSRQLLDLLKLLAFQIGNEVSFTELATQVRLDVKTVARYLDILEKGFVIQRIGALSRNPRKEVTSKAKYYFFDVGIRNAIISQFNEIGDRNDTGNLFENFIVMERQKTNAYKQRISQTYFWRTYDGQEVDVIEEQNGRIHGYEVKSSPGKKSRTPSSWKTTYPDALLTLINRENYLPFILDEKRREKQLREDIPQIRGNERVEVPVYCPP, from the coding sequence ATGTACGGGGCCCGTAGGGTTGGCAAGACGACCCTCCTGAAAGACTTCCTGTCTCATTCGAAGCTCAAATACCGTATTGATTCCGGCGACAATATCAGGCTCCAGCATGTGTTCGAGTCGCAGGACTTTGAGGCATTGTCCGATTACGTCGAAGGGTATGAACTGATTGCGATTGATGAAGCGCAGCAAATCAGGAACATCGGCATGGGCCTGAAGATCCTTGTGGACCAACACCCGTCTCTCAAGATCATCGTTACAGGTTCCTCTTCTTTCGACCTGTCACAATCGGTCGGTGAACCATTGACGGGCCGCAAGAAAACGGTGGTCCTCTATCCGATGTCGTTGTTGGAACTCGGCGCCCTCTACAATAAGCAAGAACTCTCAGAGCAACTGGAAAACTTCTTGAGATTCGGGCTGTATCCTGAGATCATCACGACGAAAAGCAAGAAGGGAAAGATGGAAATCCTGCGGGAACTTGTCGATTCCTACCTCTTGAAGGACATTCTCAGCCTCGAAAAGATCAAGGGTTCGCGCCAGCTTCTGGATCTCCTCAAGCTTCTTGCATTCCAGATCGGCAATGAGGTGTCTTTCACTGAGTTGGCCACACAGGTCCGGCTGGATGTGAAGACCGTAGCACGCTACCTCGATATCCTGGAAAAAGGATTCGTGATCCAGCGCATCGGTGCATTGAGCCGGAATCCGCGCAAGGAGGTGACCAGCAAAGCGAAGTACTATTTCTTCGATGTCGGCATCCGGAACGCCATCATTTCGCAGTTCAATGAGATCGGAGATCGGAACGATACAGGAAATCTCTTCGAGAACTTCATCGTCATGGAGCGCCAGAAAACGAATGCCTACAAGCAGAGGATCTCTCAGACATATTTCTGGCGAACCTACGACGGACAGGAAGTCGATGTTATTGAGGAACAGAATGGCAGGATCCACGGCTATGAGGTGAAGTCGTCTCCGGGAAAGAAATCCAGAACACCCTCATCGTGGAAAACAACATATCCGGATGCCCTTCTGACGCTGATCAACAGAGAGAACTATCTCCCGTTCATTCTGGATGAAAAGCGTAGAGAGAAGCAATTGCGCGAGGACATACCGCAGATCCGGGGAAATGAACGCGTAGAAGTTCCGGTCTATTGCCCCCCGTGA